One stretch of Commensalibacter melissae DNA includes these proteins:
- the ribB gene encoding 3,4-dihydroxy-2-butanone-4-phosphate synthase gives MSSSKVNQTLSAELKRAVSALQNGQMVLLVDDEGRENEGDLVAAGQFVTPEIVNFMITNAKGLLCMPLQRELAQKLRLPLMVQHNTSPHETAFTVSIEAKKGITTGISASDRAKTFEVVARDDVTAQDIICPGHVFPLIADPNGVLSRNGHTEGSIDLLKIAGLKPIAAICEIVKDDGSMARMPELRQFAEKYGIPIVTIAEIIRWRGLYDAKKLDSVSSLVKAGTKAYLPNCYGGEDFKVQAFIDLKGNEHLAVMKGDFPFHQTNEQIPLVRLHSECLTGDVFGSLRCDCGPQLHQALKMIGESECGVLLYLCGHEGRGIGLFNKIEAYALQEKGFDTVEANHQLGFLTDMRDWKVAGAILRKLGIKSLNLMTNNKSKVEMIKKQGFEIRHRVSLEIDANPFNSQYLKTKRDRMGHLLTHLSEI, from the coding sequence ATGTCAAGTTCAAAAGTGAATCAAACTTTAAGTGCGGAATTGAAACGTGCTGTTTCTGCCTTGCAAAATGGGCAGATGGTTTTGTTGGTTGATGATGAGGGACGTGAAAACGAAGGTGACCTAGTTGCTGCCGGGCAATTTGTAACGCCTGAGATCGTTAATTTTATGATTACGAATGCCAAAGGTTTACTTTGTATGCCTTTACAACGTGAGCTGGCGCAGAAACTTCGTTTACCATTAATGGTTCAACACAATACCTCACCACATGAGACAGCTTTTACAGTCTCTATAGAAGCAAAAAAGGGCATTACAACAGGTATTTCTGCTTCGGATCGTGCAAAGACCTTTGAAGTGGTTGCAAGGGATGACGTCACTGCGCAGGATATTATTTGTCCCGGTCATGTTTTTCCCTTAATTGCCGATCCTAATGGTGTTTTATCCAGAAATGGACATACGGAAGGCTCAATTGATTTATTAAAAATCGCTGGATTGAAGCCTATTGCCGCAATTTGTGAGATTGTCAAAGATGATGGATCAATGGCAAGAATGCCGGAGCTTCGTCAGTTTGCTGAAAAATATGGTATTCCAATCGTTACAATTGCTGAAATTATACGTTGGCGTGGACTGTATGACGCGAAAAAATTGGATTCCGTATCTTCATTGGTGAAAGCGGGAACAAAAGCCTATTTACCCAATTGTTATGGTGGAGAGGATTTTAAGGTTCAGGCATTCATAGATTTGAAGGGTAATGAACATCTGGCCGTTATGAAAGGGGACTTTCCATTTCATCAAACCAATGAACAAATTCCCTTGGTTCGTCTGCATTCAGAATGTTTGACAGGGGATGTGTTTGGTTCTTTGCGATGTGATTGCGGTCCCCAATTACATCAGGCCTTGAAAATGATTGGTGAATCCGAATGTGGTGTTCTGTTATATTTATGCGGTCATGAAGGCCGTGGAATAGGGCTTTTTAATAAGATTGAGGCTTACGCATTACAGGAAAAAGGGTTTGATACGGTCGAAGCGAATCATCAATTGGGTTTTTTGACTGATATGCGTGACTGGAAAGTTGCTGGTGCCATCTTAAGAAAACTTGGTATCAAATCTTTAAATTTAATGACGAATAACAAGAGCAAGGTTGAAATGATAAAAAAACAGGGTTTTGAAATTCGTCATCGTGTTTCATTGGAAATTGATGCTAATCCTTTTAACAGTCAGTATTTAAAAACAAAACGAGATCGTATGGGGCATCTTTTAACCCATTTATCTGAAATATAA
- a CDS encoding ribulokinase, which yields MPHKIAIGLDFGSDSVRALAVDCQNGEELAASITYYPRWKKGLFCNPILNQFRQHPLDFMESLTEVVCSVVKQLGSVAKNIVAIGVDATGSSPAPLDRHGQILALRPDFSENPNAMFILWKDHTAIEEAEEINRLCQKPAYSVFLKGCGGVYSSEWFWSKILHSFRNDEAVKKATVSWVECSDWIPALLTGTTLPHIIKRNRCAAGHKCLWNEQWGGLPSYEFFKDLDPVLVEELPYPLFKETYTADMAVGKLTKEWAEKLGLNENVTVSGGAIDSHVGAIGAGVKPYSLVKVIGTSTCDMLTAENEQVKGRFIKGICGQVNGSIVPGYIGFEAGQSAFGDIFAWFQRFLGWPLQFYARNNFTHLQEFYEIEHDLLNNLAEEWYKNKNLEYLPIAVDWFNGRRTPYANQRLKGTITGLTLATDAVAVFGSLIVSTACGARAIMECFVEQDIPINTIIAIGGIAKKSSIIMQTCADIMKREIKVSDSEQCCALGGAILGAVAAKVYSSVLEAQHHMSSPISKIYKPDLHLSEQYERIYGQYQQWARVSERQYV from the coding sequence ATGCCTCATAAAATTGCAATAGGTCTTGATTTTGGTAGCGATTCCGTTCGCGCTCTGGCTGTAGATTGTCAAAATGGTGAAGAGCTTGCAGCAAGTATCACATATTATCCACGCTGGAAAAAGGGGTTGTTCTGTAATCCTATTCTAAATCAATTTCGGCAACATCCTCTGGATTTTATGGAATCATTAACAGAGGTTGTTTGCTCAGTCGTAAAACAATTGGGTAGTGTTGCTAAAAATATTGTTGCAATTGGAGTTGATGCGACAGGATCCAGTCCTGCACCATTAGATAGGCATGGTCAAATTCTTGCGTTACGGCCTGATTTTTCAGAAAATCCAAATGCAATGTTTATTTTATGGAAAGATCATACCGCTATTGAAGAGGCGGAAGAAATTAATCGATTATGTCAAAAACCAGCATATTCTGTTTTTTTAAAAGGATGTGGAGGGGTTTATTCATCAGAATGGTTTTGGTCAAAAATTTTGCATAGTTTCAGAAATGACGAGGCTGTTAAAAAAGCCACAGTATCTTGGGTTGAATGTTCAGATTGGATTCCCGCGTTGCTGACAGGCACAACCTTACCCCATATAATTAAAAGAAACAGATGTGCGGCTGGTCATAAATGCCTTTGGAATGAACAATGGGGCGGTTTGCCTTCCTATGAGTTTTTTAAAGACCTAGATCCTGTACTGGTTGAAGAATTACCCTATCCGTTATTTAAAGAGACTTATACTGCTGATATGGCTGTTGGCAAGTTAACAAAGGAGTGGGCGGAAAAACTTGGTTTAAACGAAAATGTGACGGTTTCAGGCGGGGCAATTGATTCCCATGTCGGTGCAATAGGTGCGGGTGTTAAACCCTATAGTCTGGTAAAGGTCATAGGAACTTCAACTTGTGATATGTTAACGGCTGAAAATGAGCAGGTAAAAGGTAGGTTTATCAAGGGGATATGCGGACAGGTTAATGGTAGTATTGTCCCGGGATATATCGGTTTCGAGGCGGGACAATCCGCTTTTGGTGATATTTTTGCGTGGTTTCAACGTTTTTTAGGCTGGCCCTTGCAATTCTATGCACGTAATAATTTTACACATTTGCAAGAATTTTATGAAATTGAGCATGATTTGCTAAATAATCTAGCTGAAGAATGGTATAAAAATAAGAATCTAGAATATTTACCGATTGCAGTTGACTGGTTTAATGGGCGTCGAACACCTTATGCCAATCAGCGTTTAAAAGGAACAATTACAGGATTAACATTGGCCACTGATGCAGTTGCGGTTTTTGGAAGCTTGATAGTTTCCACTGCTTGTGGTGCAAGGGCTATTATGGAATGTTTTGTAGAACAGGATATACCTATTAACACAATTATTGCAATTGGCGGAATTGCTAAAAAATCATCAATCATAATGCAGACATGTGCCGATATTATGAAACGTGAAATAAAAGTGTCAGACTCTGAACAGTGTTGCGCTTTGGGGGGCGCCATTTTAGGGGCCGTAGCTGCAAAGGTGTATTCTTCAGTTTTGGAAGCTCAGCACCATATGTCCAGTCCTATATCCAAGATCTATAAACCTGATTTGCATTTATCTGAACAATACGAACGGATATACGGTCAGTATCAACAATGGGCTAGGGTTTCGGAAAGACAATATGTATAA
- a CDS encoding riboflavin synthase — protein MFSGIIEFLGVVSAVKYEKQDLKIQAMEIKIKTGIPDLILGESVAVNGVCLTVTKLGTNDEASFFISSETLDRTNLYVLIENMKVNLERAVTPSTRLSGHIVQGHVDATGRIFKIEQKGEAHQLFVALPSSLRKYVVEKGSIAIDGVSLTINGIKETAEENHGINEFLIDLMIIPHTWNHTRLGLLKVDDIVNIEVDIISKYVENLCQVQK, from the coding sequence ATGTTCTCTGGTATCATAGAGTTTCTTGGTGTTGTTTCAGCTGTTAAATATGAAAAGCAGGATTTAAAAATTCAAGCTATGGAAATTAAGATTAAAACTGGTATACCAGATTTGATTCTTGGTGAAAGTGTTGCCGTAAATGGTGTATGTTTGACGGTGACAAAACTAGGTACGAATGATGAAGCTTCCTTTTTTATCAGTTCAGAAACTTTAGATCGTACAAATCTATATGTTTTAATTGAAAATATGAAAGTAAATCTGGAACGGGCCGTAACACCTTCCACCCGGCTTTCTGGTCACATTGTTCAGGGGCATGTAGATGCAACTGGCCGTATTTTCAAAATTGAACAGAAAGGTGAGGCACATCAATTATTTGTCGCTTTACCTTCTTCATTACGTAAGTATGTTGTGGAAAAAGGTTCAATAGCCATAGATGGTGTCAGTTTAACTATTAACGGGATAAAAGAAACAGCCGAAGAAAATCACGGAATAAATGAGTTCTTGATTGATTTGATGATTATTCCGCATACTTGGAATCATACACGGCTCGGTTTGTTAAAGGTTGATGACATTGTCAATATTGAGGTTGATATCATTTCAAAATACGTGGAAAATCTATGTCAAGTTCAAAAGTGA
- a CDS encoding MMPL family transporter: MVSALIRRIVEFCSRHAWLVFIVYLLLAIVSIFVTSKKLDITTDTTKMFSTKMPWKQRSDWMGKNFPNREGILVAIIEAKIPEERELSAEILVNQLNQDKKHFYFASSPENNPFLVKNGLMFLDPPVLDQTLNTIIRAQPFLSSLAADTSARGLFDTLGMVVEGIKENQVDLEQYKNELNGFAKTLEKASQRDFEPFSWEKSLSGELSSLAGRYQIVVAKPKMDLTSLQPSGEAVASLKKAISSISYVQRGDVKIHITGDAKINDEEFSTVMDGMVLGLFASFVLVAGWLFLAVKTWRIILPILYVLLIGLILTTGFASIAVGTLNLISVSFAILFVSIAVDFAIQFSVRFRGQDIQADDNTNKRQSTLLALSKTGYDTGHQIFTASVAAAAGFLAFTPTNFVGVKQLGLIAGTGMIIALICTLTLLPAMLTILQPKIVQAMAGFPRLKSVDNKFRHYRWYILAVYAVIAVIGIFFLVDQKVSFDADPFHTKDTHSEGMKALQLLMNDPNTNPYTADVMAKSPEEAKKLVDQIGQLSSVQNVIWLGSFVPEDQKIKIPMIRDAASVLLNTLSNTSIKSRPSALELRQSMQKMLDKLNSVQNILTSDSPLERIRLALQKIVSMSDNDLMKINDDLVRFLGFQLHHLEIMLTPSAVSLTDVPKDLANEYRTKDGLYRIEIYPKGTNLDNEQIATFVKQIRSVAPEAAGTSVDIIESANTVVHAFIIAAVMAIITLAIIIFIALRRILDMCLVLMPLILSGLMTIIVIVLIDQPLNFANIITLPLLLGVGVSFNIYFVMNWREGLSNPLSSPTARAVLFSALTTGTAFGSLAASAHPGTASMGLLLLISLGCTLVATLIFVPALLPKRDIDRE; the protein is encoded by the coding sequence ATGGTTTCTGCATTGATTAGACGGATTGTTGAATTTTGCTCACGTCATGCATGGCTTGTTTTTATAGTTTATCTGTTGCTGGCAATTGTATCTATTTTTGTAACAAGTAAGAAACTGGATATAACTACTGATACTACCAAGATGTTTTCCACGAAAATGCCTTGGAAGCAGCGATCGGACTGGATGGGAAAGAATTTCCCAAATCGAGAGGGAATTTTAGTTGCGATTATTGAGGCCAAAATTCCGGAAGAAAGGGAATTAAGTGCAGAAATCCTTGTTAATCAGTTAAATCAGGATAAAAAACATTTTTATTTTGCTAGTTCACCAGAAAATAATCCTTTTCTTGTTAAAAACGGATTGATGTTCCTTGATCCTCCAGTGTTGGATCAAACATTGAATACAATAATTCGTGCACAACCTTTTTTGAGTAGTCTTGCCGCGGATACTTCTGCACGAGGATTATTTGATACGTTGGGTATGGTTGTAGAAGGTATTAAGGAAAATCAGGTTGATCTGGAACAGTATAAAAATGAATTAAATGGATTTGCTAAAACATTAGAGAAAGCATCACAAAGAGATTTTGAACCTTTTTCATGGGAGAAAAGTCTTTCTGGAGAACTTTCAAGTTTGGCTGGTCGATATCAAATCGTAGTGGCAAAACCAAAAATGGATTTAACCTCCTTGCAACCTTCAGGGGAGGCTGTTGCGTCATTAAAAAAAGCAATTTCTTCCATATCATATGTTCAAAGAGGAGATGTGAAGATTCATATTACAGGAGATGCAAAAATCAATGACGAGGAATTTTCCACGGTCATGGATGGCATGGTTCTCGGTCTTTTTGCCTCTTTTGTATTGGTTGCGGGCTGGTTATTCCTTGCAGTAAAAACCTGGCGTATTATTTTACCCATACTATATGTGTTATTGATCGGTTTGATTCTTACAACAGGTTTTGCTTCAATTGCGGTGGGCACGTTAAACCTTATATCCGTTTCTTTCGCAATTTTGTTTGTCAGTATTGCTGTTGATTTCGCAATCCAGTTTTCTGTTCGTTTCAGGGGGCAAGATATTCAAGCGGATGACAATACCAATAAAAGGCAATCAACTTTATTGGCATTGTCTAAAACAGGATATGATACAGGTCATCAGATATTTACAGCTTCTGTTGCGGCAGCAGCAGGTTTTTTGGCGTTTACTCCGACAAATTTTGTTGGGGTTAAGCAGCTTGGCTTAATTGCTGGCACGGGTATGATTATTGCCTTGATCTGCACGTTAACACTTTTGCCAGCCATGTTAACAATTTTACAGCCAAAAATAGTTCAAGCTATGGCTGGTTTTCCCAGATTGAAAAGTGTGGATAATAAATTTCGACATTATCGTTGGTATATCCTTGCTGTTTATGCAGTGATTGCTGTTATCGGCATTTTCTTTCTGGTTGATCAAAAGGTCAGCTTTGATGCAGACCCATTTCATACCAAGGATACCCATTCTGAAGGGATGAAGGCTTTACAGCTATTGATGAATGATCCGAATACTAATCCTTATACAGCAGATGTAATGGCTAAATCTCCTGAAGAGGCAAAAAAACTCGTAGATCAGATTGGTCAGCTTTCTTCAGTGCAAAATGTTATTTGGCTTGGATCTTTTGTTCCGGAGGATCAAAAAATTAAAATTCCAATGATCAGGGATGCAGCGTCGGTCTTGTTAAACACTTTGTCAAACACATCAATCAAATCCAGACCATCAGCATTGGAATTACGTCAGTCTATGCAGAAAATGTTGGATAAACTCAATTCGGTGCAAAATATACTGACGTCTGATAGTCCATTGGAAAGAATACGTCTTGCATTGCAAAAAATTGTCAGTATGTCTGATAATGACCTCATGAAAATCAATGATGATCTGGTTCGTTTTCTTGGTTTTCAATTGCACCATCTGGAAATTATGTTAACGCCATCAGCCGTTTCTTTAACTGATGTTCCCAAAGATTTGGCAAATGAATATCGAACAAAAGATGGATTATACAGGATAGAGATTTATCCAAAAGGCACAAATCTTGATAATGAACAAATTGCAACGTTTGTTAAACAAATTCGTTCCGTTGCTCCTGAAGCGGCCGGAACTTCCGTTGATATCATAGAAAGTGCAAATACAGTGGTTCATGCTTTTATTATCGCGGCGGTTATGGCGATAATAACTTTGGCCATCATTATATTTATCGCATTACGTCGAATATTGGATATGTGTCTTGTATTAATGCCTTTGATATTGTCAGGACTTATGACAATTATTGTGATTGTCTTAATCGATCAGCCTTTGAATTTTGCCAATATCATTACATTACCGCTTTTACTTGGAGTTGGTGTATCCTTTAATATCTATTTTGTAATGAATTGGCGTGAAGGACTATCGAATCCCTTATCATCGCCAACTGCTAGAGCGGTTCTATTTTCAGCTTTAACAACTGGAACGGCTTTTGGATCTTTGGCAGCTTCAGCCCATCCTGGAACAGCGAGTATGGGGTTATTACTATTGATATCTCTAGGATGTACATTGGTGGCGACATTAATATTTGTTCCTGCGTTATTACCCAAACGGGATATCGATAGGGAATAA
- the ribD gene encoding bifunctional diaminohydroxyphosphoribosylaminopyrimidine deaminase/5-amino-6-(5-phosphoribosylamino)uracil reductase RibD → MQARLGSVSQAEQLKMNEGIDLPEAISNAFSYAIREALLYVGQTAPNPPVGCVILDQQGKILATAAHHEAGKLHAEALALRQCRVAGVWNKIHDVIVTLEPCNHIGRTPPCSESLLRTPARRIWVGVADPNPNVCGAGNERLRQGGKEVFLLRDLCGKKSLYWQKKCEDLIAPFIQSVTRGKAWITVKQALDVAGSMIPPIGKKTFTSFTSLCQAHQLRRGTEAIITGVNTIKEDNPSFTVRYVPDHPDRKRLLIICTKQQKPLEEIVPVNYIKNAEKNNFSLVTCSKIDDLPYLLHNHNILWGMVEGGPQLLQVIRQKKLWDEWLIFRKQNKGDDQLKLISNHLASPTRLLLSHFNFVDFSKRKEGTLCSLVS, encoded by the coding sequence ATGCAAGCACGCTTAGGTTCGGTTTCACAGGCTGAACAATTAAAAATGAATGAGGGAATTGATTTACCCGAAGCAATCTCTAATGCTTTTTCATATGCTATACGCGAAGCTTTACTTTATGTTGGGCAGACAGCGCCTAATCCTCCTGTTGGATGTGTAATTTTAGATCAACAGGGTAAAATCCTTGCTACTGCAGCCCATCATGAGGCAGGTAAGCTACATGCCGAGGCGTTGGCATTGCGGCAATGTCGTGTTGCAGGTGTTTGGAATAAAATTCATGATGTTATAGTAACGTTAGAACCCTGCAATCATATAGGGCGTACGCCACCTTGTTCTGAATCATTATTGCGAACTCCGGCTCGTCGTATATGGGTGGGAGTTGCTGATCCCAATCCTAATGTTTGTGGTGCTGGTAATGAACGGTTAAGACAAGGCGGCAAAGAAGTTTTTTTGTTAAGAGATCTTTGCGGTAAAAAATCTCTTTACTGGCAAAAAAAATGTGAGGATCTTATTGCTCCGTTTATTCAATCTGTGACAAGAGGGAAAGCCTGGATAACGGTTAAACAAGCTCTTGATGTTGCAGGCTCCATGATCCCACCAATAGGGAAAAAGACATTCACCTCTTTTACATCCCTATGTCAGGCTCATCAATTGCGGCGTGGAACTGAGGCGATTATAACAGGTGTGAATACAATTAAAGAGGATAATCCCTCTTTCACCGTGCGCTATGTCCCTGATCACCCGGATCGAAAACGCTTGTTGATTATTTGCACTAAACAGCAAAAGCCTCTAGAGGAAATTGTCCCCGTAAATTATATCAAAAATGCTGAAAAAAATAATTTTTCTCTTGTTACATGTTCAAAAATTGATGATCTACCATATTTATTACATAATCATAATATATTGTGGGGGATGGTTGAAGGAGGGCCACAGTTATTGCAAGTCATTCGTCAAAAGAAACTTTGGGATGAATGGCTTATATTTCGAAAACAAAATAAAGGGGATGATCAGTTAAAGTTAATTTCTAACCACCTTGCTTCACCTACGCGATTACTTTTATCCCACTTCAATTTTGTTGACTTTTCGAAAAGAAAGGAGGGCACATTATGTTCTCTGGTATCATAG
- the rdgB gene encoding RdgB/HAM1 family non-canonical purine NTP pyrophosphatase translates to MFSLPPKIIPDTELVLATHNPGKVKEIHQLLSNFSLRIHSAGELNLTEPEETGTTFHENARLKALQASYASNMIALADDSGFCLNGLNGDPGLYSARWAGPHKNYSMAMQKMHDKLQSIPDKSAYFICVLSLAYPNGKTYEFEGKVDGNFIWPPRGQYGHGYDPVFQPLNNPLTFAEMTDSKKNSISHRALAFQKFIQACF, encoded by the coding sequence ATGTTTTCGCTTCCACCTAAAATTATTCCTGATACAGAACTTGTTCTCGCCACCCATAATCCAGGCAAGGTAAAGGAAATTCATCAATTACTTTCCAATTTTTCATTAAGAATTCATTCGGCAGGTGAACTTAATCTGACAGAACCTGAAGAAACAGGGACAACCTTTCATGAAAATGCCCGTTTGAAAGCTTTACAAGCCAGTTATGCCTCAAACATGATTGCATTGGCAGATGATTCCGGTTTTTGCCTTAATGGATTGAATGGGGATCCTGGTTTATATTCTGCTCGTTGGGCGGGACCCCATAAGAATTATTCTATGGCCATGCAAAAAATGCATGATAAATTACAGTCCATTCCTGATAAATCGGCTTATTTTATCTGTGTGTTATCCCTTGCATATCCAAACGGTAAAACATATGAATTTGAAGGAAAAGTTGACGGTAATTTTATTTGGCCTCCACGTGGACAATACGGTCATGGATATGATCCCGTTTTTCAACCATTAAATAACCCGTTAACTTTTGCAGAAATGACTGATTCGAAAAAAAATTCAATTAGTCACCGTGCTCTAGCTTTTCAAAAATTCATTCAGGCCTGTTTCTAA
- the ribH gene encoding 6,7-dimethyl-8-ribityllumazine synthase gives MIKQAPQSIQKFSFSKPPRIAIVVSRFNQIVTNGLCQGAQEWLSEHQILFYQEDLYYAPGAFELPLIAQKLAKSGKYDGVVCLGCVIKGDTAHFEFISLGATIGLMQASLHTEVPISFGVLTTYTSEQAQIRSEENKENKGREAVAACIESLALLQKI, from the coding sequence ATGATAAAACAAGCTCCTCAATCAATACAGAAATTTTCATTTTCCAAGCCACCACGGATTGCAATAGTGGTTAGTCGGTTTAATCAAATAGTAACGAATGGATTGTGTCAAGGGGCACAGGAATGGTTGTCTGAACATCAAATTCTTTTTTATCAAGAAGATTTATATTATGCACCTGGAGCTTTTGAATTGCCTTTAATCGCACAAAAACTGGCCAAGTCAGGTAAATATGATGGTGTTGTATGTTTGGGGTGTGTCATTAAGGGAGATACAGCGCATTTTGAATTTATCAGTCTGGGTGCAACTATCGGATTGATGCAGGCCAGTTTGCATACAGAAGTTCCTATCAGTTTTGGTGTTTTAACCACTTATACTTCGGAACAGGCACAAATCCGTTCTGAAGAAAATAAGGAGAATAAGGGTCGCGAGGCTGTGGCAGCCTGTATTGAAAGTTTGGCTTTATTACAAAAAATTTAA